Genomic window (Nitrososphaerota archaeon):
TGAGTTGAAGATTGGGCCGTCGGTGCAGACTAGGTATGGGCCTATTGCACAGCTTCCGCAGAGGCCGAAGCCGCACTTCATGTATCGTTCTAGGCTTGCCTGCACTGGAATAGTTTTTGCCTCGGCTAGGTCGAAAATTTTTCGCATCATCTTTTCCGGTCCGCAGGTGTATATCATGTTGTATCTTTCGCGTTTCAGGAGGTCTGCGGCGCAGTCTGAAGCGAAGCCCTTGAAGCCGTAGCTTCCGTCGTCAGTTGCAACAACCAGCTGGTGGCGGGGAGGTTGAAGGAGATGCTCAGCCTCCTTTAGGAAGAGTAGTTCGCTGCGGGTCTTTGCCGCCAGAATGAGGGTTACGTGGCAGCCTCTTTCAATTAGCTGCTGCGAGAGCGGGATAAGCGGTGCTAACCCGGTTCCTCCGCCTACGAGCAGCGATGAGCCGTTGATTAGGGAGAATCTGTTTCCATAGGGGCCTCGGACGCCTACTTGGTCGCCTTCTCGGAGACTGCAGAGCGCGTTTGACGTTGATCCCACAGACTTTACTGTGAAGCCGCAGAGACCCTGCTTATCCATTACGGATAGGCTCATCGGCGACTCACCTACACCGGGCACCCAGAGCATCGCGAACTGCCCTGGAGCGGCCCTAGAGCATTGCTCATCCTCAATGAGAACTGTCCTGATAGCTTCTGACTCGCTCCGGATTTTCCGGACAGTAGTGATTCGGGTTCGGTTAGGCAGAGAAATTGTGTGCTCGACCAACTATTTCACCAATGTTCTTCAATCCGCGCTGCACAATATAGCTCCTTATACCGTCAGTAATCTCGCTGAACACGTTGAGCCCGCGGTATCCGATTGCGGAGCCTACCTGTACCGCTGATGCACCTGCCAGCAGGAACTCGACCGCATCCTTCCAGGTGGTGATCCCGCCGCATCCGATAACCGGTATTTTTACGCGTTGAGAAATGTCGTACACGCAGCGCACCGCAATAGGTTTGATCGTCGGCCCCGATAATCCTCCGACGCGGTGTGACAGGATAGGTTGACAGGTCTCCACGTCGATAACCATCGCGCGCACAGTGTTCACCGCCGTGATCGCGTCTGCTCCAGCGGTTTCAGCCGCTGCAGCTATTTCGGCTGGAGCGGTGAGGTTCGGTGAAATCTTGACTAGCACAGGTCTGGAGGCGGCTTTTTTAGCTGCTTTAACAACTTTTGAGACGGCCGTGGGGTCTTGACCTACCTCTAACCCGACCTTCTCGACGTGGGGGCAGGATAGGTTCAGTTCGTAGCAGTCCACAGGAGTCGATTCCAGTGTTGAGACGATGCGGCTGAACTCCTCCGGCGTGGATCCGAAGAGGCTTGCAACTACAGGTATCGGTTTCTCATTTAGTTCACGCATCTCTTCAGCGAAGACTTGAAGCCCCGGGTTGGAGAGCCCGACTGCGTTCACATATCCTCCTCCTTCAACCTCGACGATGGTTGGGTTCCGGTAGCCCTGCCTAGGCTCAACGCTGATAGATTTCATCACTATTGCTCCGGCTCCTGCATCAGCTACTCGTTTGATGATGTCAGGAGTGACTCCGAGGATGCCAGAAGCAAGCATCACTGGGTTTCGCATCTTGAAGCCGGCCAAGTTAAAGGAGATGTCGATGACACTGGTCTCAGACTCCTTTTTGTCGCGGCTCGGTTCCAAGTTGTTTCAGCCTAGACGCCTAGCCTTTACGCTTTAAACATTTGTCGGTTAATCCACTGTTTTAGGTAAGGATTTATGCGGAGCAGCAGCAGGTTAGCCGGAGACAGATTGTTTTGAAGGGTCGGCTCTTCCTTACTGAGGTAGGCGTCATGGTTCTAGATAAGCCGATGGAGACCATTGTAGCTAAGCGGTTCCCGGAGGGCGAAGCGCTTCAGCTTTACAAGCGGATCGAATCCGGTGAAATGATTCCTTTGCTTAAGACGCTTCTTGCAGAGGCGGTTGAGAAGGGCTTCGATAGTTTCCAGATATATGAGGAGTCGTTGCTGAAGGCTGCGGCGGACGCTGGCTTTCAGGTGTCTTCCCTTTCGGATCATGAGGTTGAGCGGATGCAGGGAAGGAAGACCGCGCTTATGGTTCAGGCAGGCTGGGTGAAGGATGAGGAGGAGGCTCAGAAGGTTATCCGTGACTTCGCGCTGAAACATTCGAGTTTGAAGCTCAGGGAGATGGCGGCTAAACCGGATCTTCAGGTAATCCAGTCAGTTCAGGCCCTTGACGAATTTGACAGGACGCTGAATAATGTAGAGGCCCGTGTGCGAGAATGGTATGGGCTTCACTTCCCGGAGCTCGACCGGATCCTAGACAGCCCTGAGTCCTACGTTAATTTGGTTGCAAAGTTCGGTCGCCGTGACAGCATCACCAAGGAGGGGCTGGAGAAGCTTGATTTTCCAGCTGAGAAGATTGAGAAGATACTTTCATCTGCAGAGCGTTCAAGGGGAAGCGATCTCAGGGACGAGGATCTTCAAAGAATTCTTGATCTTGCTGAAGAGGCTGTACGGATGTCAGGTATTCGGGATCGCCTGAATAAGCATGTTGAGCAGACGATGAGCCAAATCGCACCCAACGTCACGGCGGTGGCTGGCGCAACAATTGGAGCTAGGCTGATTGCGAAGGCCGGTGGGCTAGATAAGTTGGCGCGGCGACCTGCAAGCACTATTCAGGTGCTTGGAGCTGAGAAGGCGTTGTTCAGGGCTCTTCGCACAGGGGCACGTCCTCCGAAGCACGGCATACTTTTCCAGCATCAGGCAGTTCATGCGGCTCCTAGGTGGCAGCGCGGGAAGATTGCGCGCTCGTTAGCAGCAAAGATTGCTATTGCGGCCAGAATAGACTTTTACCGCGGCACCAGCGAGAGCGGATTAAAGGAGAATCTGGACAAGAGGTTTGAGGAGATAAGGCAGAAGTACAGTGAGCCGCCCGCGCCGACGGCGCAGCCTAGGTTTGAGAGAGAGGAGCGACGCGGCGGAAGGGGAGGAGAAAGGAGGTGGCAAGGTGGAAGAAACAAGAGGCGCTGGGGCAGGCAAGGCGAGGCTCAGAAGGGTCAAGGCAGAGGGCGAAGATAAGCTCGCTACTCTGAACCTGACTCCGGGCTTGAAGGTCTACGGTGAACGGCTGATCGAAGTTGATGCCGCAGAGTACCGGATGTGGGATCCTGTTCGAAGCAAGCTTGCCGCAGCCTTGTTGAAGGGTTTGAAGAATCTTCCTATCCACGAGGGGGGGAAGGTGCTGTACTTGGGTGCTTCGACTGGAACCACGGTGAGCCACGTATCGGATCTGCTGGGTGAAAGCGGAGTAGTCTTCGCTGTTGAAGTGGCGCCGCGTGTAGCAAGGGAGTTTCTGGAGCAGGTCGCATCGAAGCGGTCGAATGTTATCCCTATTGTGGAGGATGCGCGGCGACCAGAGCGGTACCGGTCTGTGTTCAGTAAGGTGGATGTTGTTTACTGCGATATTGCACAGCCTGATCAGACTGAGATTGCGCTTCTGAACTGCCGACGCCATCTCTCCGCTGGAGGAAGCCTTCTCCTAATCATCAAGGCCAGGAGCATTGATGTCCTGAAAGATCCTGACAGGGTCTTCAAGGAGGAGGGTGATAAGATTGAGGCTGCAGGGTTCAAAATCAATCAGCTAATCCGGCTTGATCCGTTCGATAAGGATCACGCGTTGATCAGCGCAGTGTGGACTGAGTAGTCAAGCTAACCAGTCGACCTGCGGTTAAAACTCATCCAGCCGCTTGTCTCGTACCTTGTTCCAGGTCTTCCAGGATTTGCGTGAGAACTGAGGCATTTCTCCGTGCTGCGATAGCCATTTGCTTAGGAATTGAGTTGTCCTAGGGTCGGAGGGGTATCCGCTTCCGAAGTCTCCGTGCTCCTCAGCTATTTTTCTAACCTCGGCGTCACGCTCGCATTTTGCGACGATTGAGGCGGCTGAGACAACAGGGTAGGTTCTATCTGCGTGGTGAGCTGAAACGATTTCTGTGTCTCGACCCATGGCTGATAGCACGTCTCGCCCGAACCGTTCGGGATTGATGTCTGAAGCATCTACATAGACTATGTCTGGGTTGAGTTCAGCTGCGATTTTGCCCATTGTGATGGCTTCAAAGTAGTTGAGTCGACGGTACTTCGCACCCTTAAGGACGTATTCGTCTATCTGCTCAGGGCTCAGTTTATGGAAGACGATTTTTACGGCGATGCTCTTTATCAGTTTGTAGAGACGTTCTCGGCTGGCTGGTGACAGCAGCTTCGAGTCTCTGACACCTATCTCGGATAGTTTTTTCAGTCCCTGATCGTCCACAGAGATTCCGGCGATTAGAAGCGGCCCTATTATTGAGCCTCGGCCGGCGTCATCTATGCCAGCTGTCAACCTCGGTCGATGCTGTTTCTCAGTCAATTTGTGATCAGCTCCGGCGTCTCAGAGATTCTAAAAGCTCAGCGGCAATGCTGTCAGGAAGCTCTTCGCGGTTTTCAAGTGTGACTTCGAAGAGCTTTGCGTGCTCTGTGGATCGCAGGTTTACCAGAAGCGGATCCCTCATCTTTTTGTGAAGTACCCCTAGGACGGTTTTACCGCTTTTCACCACCACTTCTACTGCGCGCCTAAACTCGGGGCTTAGGAGTTCCATCGGGCCTATCTCGTCGCAGACAGTTAGATCCGCCTTCTCCGAGGAGTGAAGCAGGGCTGCAGCGCCTTTCTCCGCTAGGCCCTTAAGGTTCACACGGTATCGTCCAAGCTTAGGTCCCGCGTCGAGGCTGGTCGATGCTAAAGTAAAGTTCTCCTCGGTGGCTAAGTCAATCATTTCGAAGCCTGTTCGCTCGCCTCGCGTACGAACCTCTCTTGAGACTACTCCGCCTACTGTGTAGCCTTGGCTTTTGACGGTGTTGATGATGCGGGATGCACAGGTAGTTTTCCCGACTCCCGGATCTCCTGTAATTAGCCAGATATGGGTGGTGGAGGCGTTCGTCATGGTGGCGGCAAGTCGGCGACGGAGGCAGTTAAAGGTTGACTGACGACCCGCATGTAGGGGTTTAGGTTCGGCCGAGGCTTTTGTTGTATTTGTTGTAGTTGGTTGTGGACATTTTATAGACGTAATGGTTATTTCGATCTATGCATGATAGCCTGCGTTGGTTTGCAGCAGAAGGATCCAAACGAAATTGACGCATTGAACCAGAAGATCACCTCACTTCTCAACTACCGAGTAGGGTTGATCACCGAGATCAAGAACCTTCATCAGAAGAGGCGGGATCTGAGAAACGAGATTCGCGCTCTTTCGGAGAAGGCTAGATCCACTCGGGACGGATTGAACAAGGGGTACAGTGAATACAAGGAAGCACGCAAGATCCGGCGCGAGACCCTCGCCAAGATCAGAGATATCCGGCAGAACATGCTCGCGATTGAAGGTGAGTTAGGCAAGGTTGAACAGAATCTTCCACGGCGCGAAGGCGACACGATCGAGGAGAGAATCAAAGCTGCTGACTGGAAGCTCCAGACTGAGCGGTTGACTCGGGAGGAGGAGAGGCAGCTAGTTGAAATGGTCAAGGATCTAGAGATAAAGCTCCGCCTTTGGAAGAAAGCTTACGCGGCTCGCCAAGAGCTCTCCAGCCTCAGGAGCGAGATGAACCAGTTGAAGAGACGGCTGGACGGCCTTTCAGCCTCAAGAGAGAAGGTTGAGGTGGATATCGAAACCGGTAAGACCCGGTTAACCTACGATGTGAAGGCAAGGGACCAGCTCTTCAACGAGATGGAGGAGCTCAACGAGGACATATCCGAGCTGGAGCAGACAATAGCAAAAACCGATGCGCAGCTGGAAGAGCTGCGACAGAAACGCCGTGAGATGCTGAAGGAGTCAAAGAACCACGACAGAGATGCAGCTCAGCGAAAAGAACAAGAGATACTCGCAAAAGCAAAGGACGCAGCCAAAGAAAAGCTTCAGAGAGGAGAGAAACTCACCTTTGAGGAGTTGAAACTAGCTCTTGAAGATGAGCCTGAGCCGGAATCGACTAATGAGCCGAGCCAGCCGCCGAGTCAAAATGATGATTCTAAGAGCTTGCCGTTAGGCGACATGCCTGAGCGAGGAAGTACTGTTTAAGTAATGCCACCCAATAGACATGACACCCCGAGTTGAGCCGAGAAACCAGCGCACCCACCAAGTTGCTAGTGCTTTGCGTCGACAGAGATAACGACATTGGAGAAAAAGCAGGCATCAAGACGCCTATAATTGGTAGAGAGAAATGTGTTGATGCAGCCTCTAGGCTCGCCTTAAGTGATCCAGAGGAGGCTGATGCTAACGCGATCTTCGCTGCCGTGAAACAATATGATGATCTAGCGAAGCAGGAGTACGACTGTGAGGTTGCTGTCATCTCCGGCGCCTATAACAAAGGTTTCGAGGCGGATCGGAAGATCCGGTGGCAGATGAAGGAGATCTCAAGCCGGTTCGAAGCAGGAGGCATTGTTCTGGTAACCGACGGCTCCGATGATGAAGAAGTTATTCCCGTCATCCAGAACATCACTCCGGTGGTATCGGTGAGGCGGGTAGTGGTGAAGCACAGCAGAAGTCTTGAGGAGACCTATGCGGTGCTAGGAAGATATTTCAGGATGCTTGTTTACGATACACGTTACTCCAGGATTGCATTAGGTATACCTGGAATCTTCCTTCTGCTCAGTCTGATTGCCATCCTGTTAGATCAGGAGCGTCTTGTGACGCTGCTTGCGCTGGGCTTGGTAGGAATCACTCTTCTAATCAGGGGATTTAATCTCGACGGGTGGTTCGGGGCACTTCTGCATCTACGGCCATCAGGTTATATTCGGTTGTTTTCGATAATGGCGAGCCTTCTCATCGTTGCTACATCGTTCTATACTGCATTCGTTGCGGTTTCGGGCACCAAGGCCTTCACTGAGGTTCAGATGAATGTGAATCTCATCTGGCGTGATGGGCCGCTTTTAGCCGGGACATTTATCAAAGAGGCGCTCAATATACTCTGGATAGGATTGGCTATCTACTTCACTGGAGGAGTACTTGTGAACTACTTGAAGGGAAACATCCGGATCATCGGGAGCACAGTGGGCTTGATAATACTTGGATTACTCTATTTGCCAGTGCTCCAGTTCTCTGAGATACTGATGGGGACTGGAAGCACAGCTACGCTGATTTCTCTGCTGCTGCTGGGCTTCGCATTGATATTCCTCACAGCGACCGTCATATACATGTATATTCAGTCACGCAGAGGGGTACGGTAAAACACGAATCTACTTTCGGCCGTCGTCAGGCTTTCAGGGGTCTACCGGGTGTATCAGAGTTACCTAGAGGGTCAAATCCGCAAACAACCTATACCGCAGCACATCGGTATCATCCTTGACGGTAACAGGCGGTGGGCGAACCGGCACTTGTACTCACGGAGATTCGGCCATCTTATAGGAGCTGATAACGCGGAGCAGGTTCTTGAGTGGTGTCACGATCTTCACATAAAGGCGGTTACGCTCTACGTGCTGTCGACCGAGAATCTGCAGCGCCCTTCCGATGAGCTTCAAGAGCTCTACGAAGTTGTTGAACGTAAGCTTAGAGCGCTGTTGAATGACGAGAGGATTCACCGCTACAAGATTAAGGTGAAGGCGCTTGGGAGACGTGAACTTTTACCTGACTCAATCAAAAGTCTTCTGCAGAATCTTGAGAGCACAACCCAAGATTATCAGGGGCATTTCCTTAGCATAGCTATCGCATACGGGGGAAGGACTGAGATTCTGGACGGAGTTAGGGAGATCGCCCAAAAGGTTGAGAGCGGTAAGCTGAAGCCGGATGAAATAACTCAGAAGACAGTCGAAAGCCACCTCTACACTGCTCATCTCCCCAATCCTGAGCCTGAACTAATCATCAGAACATCAGGCGAAGAGAGACTCAGCGGCTTCCTTCTATGGCAAGCCGCCTACAGCGAACTGGTCTTCACAGATGTGTATTGGCCTGACTTCCGAAAAATCGATTTAATGAGAGCCATCAGAACATATCAGAGACGAAACAGACGCTTCGGCACCTAGTGCGTCCCAATATTCCTTGTTGTGTTCAACAGTGCTATAGCAGCTGGTTACTGTTTAGAACTGATAAGCCGGCTCACCACCAGCTCTGTTCCGACTGCTAGGAAGAGCCTGAGGATGTTTCGTAACCGCTTTATGCTGAAGTCATGTGAAATTACGCTGATGAGCCGCTGCGCCATCGTTACAGCAGATTTTGGCGATTGATCATTCATCCAACTCAGGTCGATGTCGAAATCTATTGTTGAATCCTCCTCTTTACCATGTATTACCCGAATGTATTCGACGGTGTTTGAAGTGGTCTTGATGACGAAACTGATGCGAGTGTCGTCAAGCCTTAACGTGCACTGAACTGTGTTGGGACCAAGGATTCGGAGAAACCGTGACATTTCCAAAACATTGTGTACACCCACCTTTCGCGTGTACTCCTCGATTCGAGGATCCGGGTAGGCATCCAAGAACGTCTTTATGTGTGAGGCGAAGTTGCTCTTCTGCAGCTTTACGCCGTTGTTGGTGATGAAGTGCAAATCCACAGTTCTTTCGCGGATGAACTCCATTAAGGGTTGCTTCCGCCCAGTTCGCTTCATAGATACTTGGGCCCAATCTATGAATGTGTCAATGTTCCAGAACTTTGCCATACAGTACGTGGCTAGTTCCTCAACCTTCTCCTTCGGCACATGCTTGGTTCTATAGACTGAGTGCATCTCGTCGAAGTTGTTCCAGTTCGTCTCAAATATCAGTCCCTGTTTGTCAAGATCGTCGTAGAACTCGGTTCCTGGGAATGGTGTTGCGATCCCGAATGCAGCGGATGTTAACCCTATTTCTCGCGCATACGCTGGGAATCCTCTGATTTCTTCTTCAGTCTGGTCGGGCAGACCTATCACGAAGGTTCCGCCTGCATTTCCTCCGTATGCACGTATGTTCCGAACGGCCTCTCGATGGATTTTGTTGGAGATGCCTTTCTTCGTCTGCTTCAGATCCTTGAGGTTCGGGCTTTCTATTCCCATTTCGTACCAAAGTATTCCTGCATTGCACATCTTTTTCACGAGCTGTGGCTGCGTGGCCATTATGTTAGGCCTCAGAATGGCGTGGAACTTCACGTTCAGATTACTCTCGATAAGCAGCTCGCAGAGCCGACTGACTCTATCAGGGTAACCGATGAAGTTAGGGTCGGTGAACATGATGCTAACCGGTCGTCCTTTCCTTGCCGCCGCGATTTCATGAATCTCCTTCATCACACTCTCAGGAGAGCGGCACCGCATCTGTCTTTGACTCATATTTGGCTCGCAGCAGAAGATGCAGGGGTTTAAGCAGCCCCTTGACATAGTCAAAACATCGTAGTCAGTGAATCCGTCACCCGTTTTGTACAGGTACTGTCTCAAATGTCGAGCAGGGAAAGGAAGAGCATCAAGATCCTGGATCACCGGTCTTTCACCGTTGTGAATTATCTGCCCATCCTTCTTGTAGGAAAGTCCAAGCACATTTTCAGGGCTTCCTTTCTCCACAAGTTCTCTGACAGTGATTTCGCCCTCTCCGCGGACAACCATGTCTATCTGTGGATAGGAGAGCAGTAGATCAGGGATGCCAGTTGGGTGGTATCCGCCAACGATGGTGGCTGCACCCTTTGTCTTGGCTATTTCGGCTAGATGCAGCCCTGAGTTGTGCTCTGTAGCAGACATCGTGATGCAAACGAGATTTGGTCGGTAGAGACTCATTATCTCAAGGAAGCTTCGCTGATCCATTTCCATGTCAACGATGTGGATGTCTTCAACCACATCCTCAATGTACGCTGCAATGTATTCAAGACCTATAGGCACAATATCAAAAGCGAAACTGAGACCGTTCCGGCCAGCAGGCTTCACTAACAGAACCCGCTTGAACAATAAACTGTCCCGACGCAAAACGCCAACAATCAGCTATTTAGCCTAGCCGGCGAGACTGACGAGTACGTACACGCATCGCATCAGATGTTTTGGGGCCGAGCAGGTGGTTATTCACATCTAAAACGGGGATCGAACGGATAAATATCCGCCTTCAGGCTGCAGGGTGACGAGTAGAATGACTGTAAACGTTGTCGTCGGAGGCTTCTTCGGAGACGAGGGAAAAGGGAAGATTATCTCTTACTTGGCTTTGAAGGATAACGTGGCTGCAACTGTACGCGGAGGTGTTGGGCCTAACGCCGGTCACACTGTTATCTATGAAGGTAGAAGCTACAAGCTGCGGATGCTTCCGAGCGGTTTGGTAAACAAGTCTTCACGGTTAATGATTGGACCCGGTGTTCTTGTTAATCCTACTGT
Coding sequences:
- a CDS encoding dihydroorotate dehydrogenase electron transfer subunit, with translation MVEHTISLPNRTRITTVRKIRSESEAIRTVLIEDEQCSRAAPGQFAMLWVPGVGESPMSLSVMDKQGLCGFTVKSVGSTSNALCSLREGDQVGVRGPYGNRFSLINGSSLLVGGGTGLAPLIPLSQQLIERGCHVTLILAAKTRSELLFLKEAEHLLQPPRHQLVVATDDGSYGFKGFASDCAADLLKRERYNMIYTCGPEKMMRKIFDLAEAKTIPVQASLERYMKCGFGLCGSCAIGPYLVCTDGPIFNS
- a CDS encoding dihydroorotate dehydrogenase; the encoded protein is MRNPVMLASGILGVTPDIIKRVADAGAGAIVMKSISVEPRQGYRNPTIVEVEGGGYVNAVGLSNPGLQVFAEEMRELNEKPIPVVASLFGSTPEEFSRIVSTLESTPVDCYELNLSCPHVEKVGLEVGQDPTAVSKVVKAAKKAASRPVLVKISPNLTAPAEIAAAAETAGADAITAVNTVRAMVIDVETCQPILSHRVGGLSGPTIKPIAVRCVYDISQRVKIPVIGCGGITTWKDAVEFLLAGASAVQVGSAIGYRGLNVFSEITDGIRSYIVQRGLKNIGEIVGRAHNFSA
- a CDS encoding fibrillarin-like rRNA/tRNA 2'-O-methyltransferase, with product MEETRGAGAGKARLRRVKAEGEDKLATLNLTPGLKVYGERLIEVDAAEYRMWDPVRSKLAAALLKGLKNLPIHEGGKVLYLGASTGTTVSHVSDLLGESGVVFAVEVAPRVAREFLEQVASKRSNVIPIVEDARRPERYRSVFSKVDVVYCDIAQPDQTEIALLNCRRHLSAGGSLLLIIKARSIDVLKDPDRVFKEEGDKIEAAGFKINQLIRLDPFDKDHALISAVWTE
- the rnhB gene encoding ribonuclease HII — protein: MTEKQHRPRLTAGIDDAGRGSIIGPLLIAGISVDDQGLKKLSEIGVRDSKLLSPASRERLYKLIKSIAVKIVFHKLSPEQIDEYVLKGAKYRRLNYFEAITMGKIAAELNPDIVYVDASDINPERFGRDVLSAMGRDTEIVSAHHADRTYPVVSAASIVAKCERDAEVRKIAEEHGDFGSGYPSDPRTTQFLSKWLSQHGEMPQFSRKSWKTWNKVRDKRLDEF
- a CDS encoding NTPase; protein product: MTNASTTHIWLITGDPGVGKTTCASRIINTVKSQGYTVGGVVSREVRTRGERTGFEMIDLATEENFTLASTSLDAGPKLGRYRVNLKGLAEKGAAALLHSSEKADLTVCDEIGPMELLSPEFRRAVEVVVKSGKTVLGVLHKKMRDPLLVNLRSTEHAKLFEVTLENREELPDSIAAELLESLRRRS
- a CDS encoding DUF373 family protein, with the translated sequence MSRETSAPTKLLVLCVDRDNDIGEKAGIKTPIIGREKCVDAASRLALSDPEEADANAIFAAVKQYDDLAKQEYDCEVAVISGAYNKGFEADRKIRWQMKEISSRFEAGGIVLVTDGSDDEEVIPVIQNITPVVSVRRVVVKHSRSLEETYAVLGRYFRMLVYDTRYSRIALGIPGIFLLLSLIAILLDQERLVTLLALGLVGITLLIRGFNLDGWFGALLHLRPSGYIRLFSIMASLLIVATSFYTAFVAVSGTKAFTEVQMNVNLIWRDGPLLAGTFIKEALNILWIGLAIYFTGGVLVNYLKGNIRIIGSTVGLIILGLLYLPVLQFSEILMGTGSTATLISLLLLGFALIFLTATVIYMYIQSRRGVR
- the uppS gene encoding polyprenyl diphosphate synthase, whose protein sequence is MYQSYLEGQIRKQPIPQHIGIILDGNRRWANRHLYSRRFGHLIGADNAEQVLEWCHDLHIKAVTLYVLSTENLQRPSDELQELYEVVERKLRALLNDERIHRYKIKVKALGRRELLPDSIKSLLQNLESTTQDYQGHFLSIAIAYGGRTEILDGVREIAQKVESGKLKPDEITQKTVESHLYTAHLPNPEPELIIRTSGEERLSGFLLWQAAYSELVFTDVYWPDFRKIDLMRAIRTYQRRNRRFGT
- a CDS encoding B12-binding domain-containing radical SAM protein, producing the protein MKPAGRNGLSFAFDIVPIGLEYIAAYIEDVVEDIHIVDMEMDQRSFLEIMSLYRPNLVCITMSATEHNSGLHLAEIAKTKGAATIVGGYHPTGIPDLLLSYPQIDMVVRGEGEITVRELVEKGSPENVLGLSYKKDGQIIHNGERPVIQDLDALPFPARHLRQYLYKTGDGFTDYDVLTMSRGCLNPCIFCCEPNMSQRQMRCRSPESVMKEIHEIAAARKGRPVSIMFTDPNFIGYPDRVSRLCELLIESNLNVKFHAILRPNIMATQPQLVKKMCNAGILWYEMGIESPNLKDLKQTKKGISNKIHREAVRNIRAYGGNAGGTFVIGLPDQTEEEIRGFPAYAREIGLTSAAFGIATPFPGTEFYDDLDKQGLIFETNWNNFDEMHSVYRTKHVPKEKVEELATYCMAKFWNIDTFIDWAQVSMKRTGRKQPLMEFIRERTVDLHFITNNGVKLQKSNFASHIKTFLDAYPDPRIEEYTRKVGVHNVLEMSRFLRILGPNTVQCTLRLDDTRISFVIKTTSNTVEYIRVIHGKEEDSTIDFDIDLSWMNDQSPKSAVTMAQRLISVISHDFSIKRLRNILRLFLAVGTELVVSRLISSKQ